Proteins encoded in a region of the Zea mays cultivar B73 chromosome 2, Zm-B73-REFERENCE-NAM-5.0, whole genome shotgun sequence genome:
- the LOC100274507 gene encoding Deoxymugineic acid synthase 1, with product MASAGTTAVVPEVALRSGNARTAMPMVGMGTASFPLVHEAVKDGVLSAIEVGFRHFDTASMYGTEKPLGDAVAEALRRGTLRSREDLFVTSKLWCSQNHPDLVLPSLRETLKNLQMEYVDLYLIHWPVCLKPGPPELPTRKENAVPLDLAGVWRAMEECQRLGLAKAIGVSNFTTRHLDGVLAVATVPPAVNQVELNPAWQQRTLRAYCADRGIHVAAYSPLGGQNWDGQGSAVLDSEVLAAIAKARGKTVAQVALRWIHEQGVTCIVKSYSKERLRQNLGIFDWELTDEERLKISQIPQRKVVQTSSLFSQEGEFTAVDPAELNILEE from the exons ATGGCATCCGCGGGGACGACGGCGGTGGTGCCCGAGGTGGCCCTGCGGTCGGGCAACGCGAGGACGGCGATGCCGATGGTCGGCATGGGCACGGCGTCGTTCCCTCTGGTGCACGAGGCCGTCAAGGACGGCGTGCTCTCCGCCATCGAGGTGGGGTTCCGCCACTTCGACACGGCCTCCATGTACGGCACCGAGAAGCCGCTGGGCGACGCCGTGGCCGAGGCGCTCCGGCGCGGGACCCTGCGGTCCCGGGAGGATCTGTTCGTGACGTCCAAGCTGTGGTGCTCGCAGAACCACCCGGACCTCGTGCTGCCGTCCCTCCGGGAAACACTCAA GAACCTGCAGATGGAGTACGTGGATCTGTACCTGATCCACTGGCCGGTGTGCCTGAAACCGGGGCCGCCCGAGCTCCCGACCAGGAAGGAGAACGCCGTGCCGCTGGACCTCGCGGGCGTGTGGCGCGCCATGGAGGAGTGCCAGCGGCTGGGCCTCGCCAAGGCGATCGGCGTGAGCAACTTCACCACCAGGCACCTCGACGGGGTCCTGGCCGTCGCCACGGTCCCGCCCGCGGTGAACCAGGTGGAGCTGAACCCGGCGTGGCAGCAGCGGACGCTCAGGGCGTACTGCGCCGACAGGGGCATCCACGTCGCGGCCTACTCGCCGCTGGGAGGGCAGAACTGGGACGGGCAGGGCAGCGCCGTGCTGGACTCCGAGGTGCTCGCCGCGATAGCCAAGGCGAGGGGGAAAACCGTCGCGCAG GTGGCGTTGCGATGGATACATGAGCAGGGAGTGACATGCATCGTCAAGAGTTACAGCAAGGAGAGGCTGAGGCAGAACCTTGGGATATTCGACTGGGAGCTGACCGACGAGGAGCGGCTCAAGATCAGCCAGATCCCGCAGAGGAAGGTTGTCCAGACTAGTAGCTTGTTCTCGCAAGAGGGTGAGTTCACGGCTGTTGATCCAGCGGAACTTAATATTTTAGAGGAATAG